A stretch of the Mycobacterium shigaense genome encodes the following:
- the efeU gene encoding iron uptake transporter permease EfeU, with protein sequence MQGVFGIFLGTFLIGLREGLEATLIVSIVAAFLKRNDHSTRPMFVGVGLAVLISVAVGVGLDSFSATLPQAQQEMMETVINAVAVVFVTSMIVWMNRNAARLKGELEHEAQQALNHGGALALVAMAFLAVLKEGFETSAFLLAAAQTSHGNRWLAVLGGAVGLGVSIALGAALYYGGLKLNLGRFFRVTGVFLVLIAAGLVLGALRTAHEAGWLTIGQRQVLDLSAWIPSQSVLGALLAGVFGIPTDPRLIEVLGWLLYAGPVLVVFLWPAHLAATPRARSRLLAATSAALVIAAAVLAIAMPAGAAGAARTRSVTDRAGQTGRVSLNVESRGRTLVVSEGTADERTISLAESGDQTVGGVPVQVWQGTEAAGADGAPVVTLDQLISMAGGRLPVGLAAARTPGPFQGQWSTTTAYTVLAQGDSVVSAQATSNRTALLTGGGLTGAKTVSLGGLATDWSTSVSEDRVVAAQVAAGARQHTERRLWRVWLPLVLACFALACALRAVVALRGDARAEHERRSGDSESHRPGKVAVS encoded by the coding sequence ATGCAGGGCGTATTCGGCATCTTCCTCGGCACGTTCCTCATCGGCCTACGTGAAGGCCTGGAGGCGACGCTCATCGTCAGCATTGTCGCCGCGTTTCTCAAGCGAAACGACCACTCGACCCGCCCGATGTTCGTCGGCGTGGGTCTGGCGGTGCTGATCAGTGTCGCCGTCGGTGTCGGACTCGATTCGTTTTCCGCCACGCTGCCGCAGGCGCAGCAGGAGATGATGGAAACCGTCATCAACGCCGTCGCCGTGGTGTTCGTGACTTCGATGATCGTCTGGATGAATCGCAACGCCGCCCGGCTCAAGGGCGAGCTCGAGCACGAAGCCCAGCAGGCGCTCAACCACGGCGGCGCGCTGGCCCTGGTTGCGATGGCCTTCCTCGCCGTGCTCAAGGAGGGTTTCGAGACCTCGGCGTTTTTGCTGGCGGCCGCGCAGACGTCGCATGGCAACCGGTGGTTGGCGGTGCTGGGCGGCGCAGTGGGTCTCGGGGTGTCCATCGCGCTCGGAGCCGCCCTGTACTACGGCGGCCTGAAGCTCAACCTGGGCCGCTTCTTTAGGGTCACCGGCGTGTTCCTGGTGCTGATCGCCGCCGGTCTGGTGCTGGGTGCGCTGCGCACCGCACACGAGGCCGGCTGGTTGACCATCGGCCAGCGACAGGTCCTTGACTTGTCGGCATGGATACCGAGCCAGTCTGTCCTCGGAGCGTTGCTCGCCGGCGTATTCGGCATCCCGACCGACCCACGCCTTATCGAGGTGCTGGGCTGGCTGCTGTATGCGGGGCCCGTGCTGGTCGTCTTCCTCTGGCCCGCACATCTTGCCGCGACACCGCGAGCCCGGTCCCGGTTGCTGGCGGCGACTTCGGCCGCGCTGGTTATTGCCGCGGCGGTGCTGGCGATCGCGATGCCCGCCGGCGCCGCCGGTGCGGCGCGGACGCGCAGCGTTACCGATCGTGCCGGGCAGACCGGCCGGGTGTCGCTGAACGTGGAATCGCGAGGACGCACGCTGGTCGTCTCCGAAGGCACCGCCGACGAGCGCACCATCTCGCTCGCGGAGTCGGGCGATCAAACCGTGGGCGGCGTGCCGGTACAGGTATGGCAGGGTACCGAGGCCGCCGGGGCCGATGGCGCGCCGGTGGTCACGCTCGATCAGCTGATCAGCATGGCGGGGGGCCGGCTGCCGGTCGGTCTCGCGGCCGCCCGCACCCCGGGACCGTTTCAGGGTCAATGGTCAACCACCACCGCGTATACCGTTCTCGCGCAGGGTGATTCCGTGGTCAGTGCGCAAGCGACGAGCAACCGCACGGCGCTGTTGACCGGTGGCGGGCTGACCGGGGCCAAGACCGTGAGCCTCGGCGGACTGGCCACGGACTGGTCGACGTCCGTTTCCGAAGACCGGGTCGTCGCGGCTCAGGTTGCCGCCGGTGCCCGACAACACACAGAAAGACGGCTGTGGCGAGTCTGGCTTCCGTTGGTACTAGCCTGCTTTGCGCTCGCTTGTGCACTGCGGGCAGTGGTCGCACTGCGCGGTGACGCGCGGGCCGAACACGAGAGGAGATCCGGTGACAGCGAATCGCACCGCCCGGGCAAGGTCGCGGTCTCGTGA
- a CDS encoding DUF3097 domain-containing protein has translation MDDRYGTDVLAAGRRKPRSTEHPADPGLVVEDVESGYVGAVVRVEYGRVQLEDRHGHVRGFPLGPGYLLEGRPVILTAPRRVAPTGAGRTASGSVAVAGARARVARASRIYVEGRHDAELIAQVWGEDLRIEGVVVEHLGGVDDLVGIVTEFRPEPHRRLGVLVDHLVAGSKEARIAEAVRRGPGGPDTLVVGHPYVDIWQAVKPRRLGMAAWPNVPRHIEWKRGACQALGLPHANQADIAAAWRHIRSRVRDWNDLEPALISKVEELIDFVTQPGP, from the coding sequence GTGGATGATCGCTACGGAACCGATGTTCTCGCCGCGGGTCGGCGCAAGCCCCGCTCGACTGAGCATCCTGCCGACCCGGGCCTGGTCGTCGAGGACGTCGAGAGCGGCTACGTCGGCGCGGTGGTCCGAGTCGAATACGGCCGCGTCCAGCTCGAGGATCGTCATGGCCACGTCCGTGGCTTTCCCCTCGGCCCCGGTTATCTGCTGGAGGGCCGCCCGGTGATCCTGACCGCGCCCCGGCGTGTGGCGCCCACCGGAGCGGGCCGCACGGCGTCCGGCTCGGTCGCGGTGGCCGGTGCCCGCGCCCGGGTCGCGCGTGCGAGCCGGATTTACGTCGAGGGCCGGCACGACGCCGAACTCATCGCGCAGGTTTGGGGCGAGGACCTGCGCATCGAGGGTGTCGTCGTCGAGCACCTGGGCGGGGTGGACGACTTGGTGGGCATCGTGACGGAGTTCCGTCCGGAGCCGCACCGCCGCCTCGGCGTGCTGGTGGACCACCTCGTCGCCGGCTCGAAGGAGGCGCGGATCGCCGAGGCGGTGCGACGCGGGCCGGGCGGCCCCGACACGCTGGTCGTCGGCCATCCCTATGTCGACATCTGGCAGGCGGTGAAGCCGCGGCGGCTCGGCATGGCGGCCTGGCCGAACGTGCCGCGCCACATCGAATGGAAGCGCGGTGCGTGTCAGGCGCTCGGTTTGCCGCACGCGAATCAGGCCGATATCGCCGCGGCGTGGCGGCACATCCGGTCGCGCGTCCGGGACTGGAACGATCTGGAACCGGCGCTGATCAGCAAAGTCGAGGAGCTGATCGACTTCGTGACGCAGCCGGGCCCGTGA
- a CDS encoding patatin-like phospholipase family protein produces the protein MDSVDLVCEGGGVRGIGLVGAVDALAAAGYQFPRVAGTSAGAIVAALAAALQKSGAPLARLAEIMRSIDYRKILDRNLVGRLPLVGGGLSLLLSDGVYRGAYLEQLLEDRLAEFGVHTFADLRTGEESDQFAWSLVVTASDLSRRQLVRIPWDLQSYGIDPDTFSVARAVHASAAIPYVFEPVRVGGATWVDGGLLSDFPVDLFDRPGPRWPTFGIRLSARPGIPPTHPVHGPVSLGIAAIESLVSNQDNAYIDDPCTVRRTIFVPAAEVSPIDFDITEEQREALYQRGLQAGQDFLKTWNYPDYLSACGGPVKSSGAP, from the coding sequence TTGGACTCGGTGGATCTGGTCTGCGAAGGCGGCGGCGTACGCGGCATCGGCCTGGTCGGGGCGGTGGACGCCCTGGCCGCGGCCGGCTACCAGTTTCCCCGCGTGGCGGGCACCAGTGCGGGCGCGATCGTCGCGGCCCTGGCCGCGGCGCTGCAGAAATCCGGCGCACCGCTCGCCCGGCTGGCCGAGATCATGCGTAGCATCGACTACCGAAAAATCCTGGATCGCAACCTGGTTGGCCGCCTTCCGTTGGTCGGTGGCGGACTGTCGCTGCTGCTGTCCGACGGTGTGTACCGGGGAGCCTATCTCGAACAGCTGTTGGAGGATCGGCTTGCGGAGTTCGGGGTGCACACCTTCGCCGATCTGCGCACCGGCGAAGAGTCCGACCAGTTCGCCTGGTCGCTGGTGGTCACCGCCAGCGATCTGTCGCGCCGCCAGCTGGTGCGTATTCCCTGGGATCTGCAGTCCTACGGCATCGATCCGGACACGTTTTCGGTGGCGCGCGCCGTGCACGCCTCGGCCGCTATACCGTACGTGTTCGAGCCGGTCCGGGTCGGCGGCGCCACGTGGGTGGACGGTGGGCTGCTCTCGGACTTTCCCGTGGACCTGTTCGACCGCCCGGGACCGCGGTGGCCCACCTTCGGAATCCGGCTGTCGGCCCGCCCCGGCATTCCGCCCACGCATCCGGTGCATGGGCCAGTGTCGTTGGGAATAGCGGCGATTGAAAGTTTGGTGAGCAATCAGGACAACGCGTACATCGACGATCCGTGTACCGTGCGTCGCACCATCTTCGTGCCCGCCGCCGAGGTCAGTCCGATCGACTTCGACATCACCGAAGAGCAGCGCGAGGCGCTCTATCAGCGCGGGTTGCAAGCGGGCCAAGACTTCTTGAAGACGTGGAACTACCCGGACTATCTGTCGGCCTGCGGCGGTCCGGTGAAATCGTCGGGCGCGCCCTAA
- a CDS encoding TetR/AcrR family transcriptional regulator has translation MVAAAAELFASDGYTRTTLAKIAAAAGVSTETVQGQGPKAALLIAATEFAAVGVSDEENLLNLDIGRKLIAIGDPEEAVDFAAAMAADVHTRTAKLAPALLGGADSDPELDRYLTEFIAGITGQFRRVLEVFRDRGWLREDVPFDELVQTAAVLCSVEIYLRLVHRGGWSVEAYRAWCRRMLQESVFLRRK, from the coding sequence GTGGTTGCGGCCGCGGCCGAGCTGTTTGCCTCCGATGGGTACACACGCACCACGCTGGCGAAAATCGCTGCCGCAGCAGGAGTTTCGACCGAGACGGTACAGGGCCAGGGGCCCAAGGCGGCTCTACTCATTGCCGCCACCGAGTTCGCCGCAGTCGGCGTGAGCGACGAAGAAAATCTTCTCAACCTGGACATCGGGCGCAAACTGATCGCCATCGGCGATCCCGAAGAAGCGGTCGACTTCGCTGCCGCGATGGCGGCCGACGTGCATACGCGGACCGCGAAATTGGCGCCAGCACTGTTGGGCGGCGCCGACTCCGACCCCGAATTGGATCGGTACCTGACGGAGTTCATTGCCGGCATCACCGGGCAATTTCGACGAGTCCTGGAGGTGTTCCGCGACCGCGGCTGGCTCCGGGAAGACGTGCCGTTCGACGAACTCGTCCAGACTGCGGCGGTGCTCTGCAGCGTCGAAATCTACCTACGGCTGGTTCACCGCGGCGGCTGGAGCGTAGAAGCCTACCGGGCCTGGTGCCGGCGTATGCTGCAGGAGAGCGTCTTTTTGCGCCGCAAGTAG
- a CDS encoding glycosyltransferase, with protein sequence MAQYKTLMTTLAAQPADIVLTDPLFIGAVIMLEHRRSARPGIIMCSVVPLPIDSLDTAPFGMGLRPARILNRQRNIALAAISRRVFRRAHQIINNAHREVHGKDMPGTLADWGRRADAIVQFSVPSFEYPRSDLPTNLHYIGALPAMNLGVPLPDWWGDLDGTRPVIHVTQGTVANFDHSQVIAPTLRALADEDVLVVVATGGRPLDTLPTLPANARAATYLPYDELLPCTAVFVTNGGYGGVQCALRHGVPIVATGGKEDKPEVGARVAWSGVGRRLRTERPSPRALRRNILAVLNEPKYRQASQRIAADLAATPGFAGLADIVDALAPDPASTSPGDPAPVDAEKV encoded by the coding sequence ATGGCCCAGTACAAGACCCTCATGACGACGCTGGCGGCACAACCCGCGGACATCGTGCTGACCGATCCTCTTTTCATCGGCGCCGTAATCATGCTCGAGCATCGACGGTCAGCGCGCCCCGGGATCATCATGTGCTCGGTGGTCCCGCTGCCCATCGACAGCCTGGACACCGCTCCCTTCGGCATGGGATTGCGGCCAGCCCGCATTCTCAACCGTCAGCGCAATATCGCCTTGGCCGCGATCAGCCGCCGGGTCTTCCGGCGGGCGCACCAGATCATCAACAACGCGCACCGCGAGGTGCACGGCAAAGACATGCCGGGCACCCTGGCCGACTGGGGCCGACGGGCCGACGCGATCGTGCAGTTCAGCGTTCCGTCTTTCGAGTACCCGCGGTCCGACCTACCGACGAACCTGCATTACATCGGAGCCCTACCAGCCATGAATTTGGGTGTCCCGCTGCCGGATTGGTGGGGCGATCTTGACGGGACCCGGCCCGTCATCCATGTCACCCAGGGCACCGTGGCCAACTTCGACCACAGTCAAGTCATCGCCCCCACGCTGCGTGCGCTCGCCGACGAGGATGTTCTGGTCGTGGTTGCCACGGGCGGTCGCCCGCTGGACACGCTGCCCACGCTGCCGGCCAACGCCCGCGCAGCGACCTACCTGCCCTATGATGAATTGCTTCCTTGCACAGCGGTTTTCGTGACAAATGGCGGTTACGGTGGCGTCCAGTGCGCCCTGCGTCACGGCGTGCCGATCGTCGCCACCGGCGGCAAGGAAGACAAACCGGAGGTCGGCGCGCGCGTCGCATGGTCCGGCGTCGGTCGCCGGCTCAGAACCGAACGACCGTCGCCGCGCGCACTGCGCCGAAACATCTTGGCGGTCCTGAATGAACCGAAGTACCGGCAGGCCAGTCAGCGCATCGCTGCCGACCTGGCGGCGACACCCGGCTTCGCTGGATTGGCCGATATCGTCGATGCTCTGGCCCCTGACCCGGCGTCCACCTCACCCGGAGATCCGGCACCCGTCGACGCCGAAAAAGTGTAG
- a CDS encoding PPE family protein, whose product MDFYLLPPEINSARIVSGPGAAPMLAASLAWRGIAEQLRSAAASHRATIRSLVDRAWLGPSSTEMAVAAASQALWMDTTATSAEEVATAAAGAAAAYQAALTEMVPLELVTANRMRLESLVATNLLGQNAPAIATTNIEYEEMWAQDVVAMSSYAQTSLATTQLTPFEAPRHAGDPGNVADRALQEAKDPDPPKHPIWWLLNTNFVDAMIGSAAYTPGSTVGPFFGLMGSIASIQGVMQAAAAPALANPLSGVPALSGLGRLGGSAAALGSAARLGRMSVPPSWLSASEVAQQPLAAAFGETPVASPGSTTAAGLPLAPSSGLAGHGCKSCSAPKYGFRSVVMARPFDADSDDRESLTYAAASGPRAGFSGWQGTSVAHAGSQHSNGSAIRA is encoded by the coding sequence ATGGACTTCTATCTGCTACCACCGGAGATCAACTCGGCAAGAATTGTTTCGGGCCCCGGTGCGGCACCGATGCTCGCCGCGTCCTTGGCCTGGCGGGGGATTGCTGAGCAGTTGCGATCCGCGGCGGCTTCGCACCGTGCAACGATCAGGTCCCTCGTTGACAGAGCGTGGCTTGGACCGTCGTCGACGGAGATGGCTGTCGCGGCGGCGTCCCAAGCGCTTTGGATGGACACTACCGCAACGAGTGCCGAGGAAGTCGCTACAGCGGCGGCAGGTGCGGCGGCGGCTTACCAGGCGGCATTGACAGAAATGGTTCCGCTGGAACTAGTTACGGCTAACCGGATGCGGCTGGAGTCATTGGTCGCGACCAACTTGCTGGGTCAAAATGCGCCGGCGATTGCAACGACCAACATTGAGTACGAAGAGATGTGGGCTCAGGACGTCGTCGCGATGTCCAGCTATGCCCAAACCTCGCTGGCGACAACCCAACTGACTCCCTTCGAGGCACCACGCCATGCGGGTGACCCCGGCAACGTGGCGGATCGCGCTCTTCAGGAGGCCAAAGACCCAGATCCCCCAAAGCATCCGATTTGGTGGCTGCTGAATACGAACTTTGTTGACGCCATGATCGGATCCGCGGCTTATACGCCAGGGAGCACGGTGGGACCCTTTTTCGGCCTGATGGGCAGCATCGCCAGCATCCAAGGGGTGATGCAAGCCGCGGCTGCTCCGGCATTGGCCAATCCATTGTCGGGGGTGCCGGCTCTCAGCGGGTTGGGACGTCTTGGCGGTAGTGCGGCGGCGTTGGGAAGTGCGGCCAGGCTCGGTCGGATGTCGGTGCCGCCAAGCTGGCTTAGCGCTTCGGAAGTGGCGCAACAACCTTTGGCTGCGGCGTTCGGGGAAACACCAGTGGCTAGTCCCGGGTCGACGACGGCAGCTGGACTGCCTCTCGCTCCTTCGAGTGGGCTTGCTGGCCACGGTTGCAAGAGTTGCAGTGCCCCGAAGTATGGATTCAGGTCAGTAGTAATGGCACGCCCATTCGACGCTGACTCAGATGATCGGGAATCGTTGACGTATGCGGCAGCTAGCGGGCCGCGAGCCGGTTTCAGCGGGTGGCAAGGGACTAGCGTCGCGCACGCCGGATCGCAGCATAGCAACGGTTCGGCCATACGCGCTTGA